In Maridesulfovibrio bastinii DSM 16055, the genomic window ATGAATTAACAAGTTGAGCGTCTGACGGATCTCTCAGGTAAATGACTAGAATTTTGAGATCTTCCATCTCAGCTTTATATTGTTGTAATAGAGCTTCTATATTGATCAGGGTTCTTTCAGCCTGCTTTATTACATTTTGAGGATGAAGAATTTCACCATTTAAATCAATGCTGGCTGTACCAGAAATATAATAATGAGAACGATCTCCGTACATTACTCTCGTTGCTCTTTCAAAAGTGACATTATAGTCATAGGTGGGGCACAAATAATCTGGAGCATTCATATAAGTTATCTGATCCGGGTTTATTCCTGTGATGCAAAGAGTATCCATATTGATCAGATTAGAAGCACAGTAGCCTGATCCTTCTATTCCAGTACTCGCAATGTAATGACTTTCTTTAGTTAATCCTGCTGAATCAAACAATTCACGTCGAGCATCAACCATTCCCTGATAATTATTGTCTATATCCCGCACATATATCCATGTCCTTATGACATTATCGCGGATTGTTGCTTTGTATTTTGATATTGCCGAATCAAGATATGTAAAAGCCTGATGTGTCTGTTCATAGGATGAACCAGCTATACCAATTTTACTTTTGATCCATTGGCTACAATAGTTACCGTGTGTTACTGAAATATTTTCTTGTGCTTTGTTTACTTTAATACTGCCGGCAGTGGTTTTGATGTGGTACGCTTCTAATGCAATCTTTCCTCCCATAGCTGGAGGCTGTCCTATTATGCTTATGAAACTTTGTTCCTCAATATCCTTAATTCTCTGCTTCAACAGCGGAAGTTGGTTTGCTATATCACTGAGATGGAATCTTAAAAAAATTCCACTTTCATCTGAAAGTCCTTCCTGTTGCATTACCTCTTTATATTGCCCTAAAATATCCTGAACTGATCCAGTAAAGTCCAGTCCATGTCTTGATTCTGCAGCTATATATATTTCATCGCCAAGATTACTTTTATATTTTGAAAAAGAGATAGGATTACTCATTTATACAACCATTAAATATTCTTTTAGGTGCTTAAAAAAATGCAAAATTTTAATTTAAAAGCAGTTGAATAGATATCTTGAAATACAATTTAAAATTTTCTTAAAAAGAATATCTATTTATAATCTACAATAAAGCAACAATTACAAGGAATATAATTTCTATAGCTAAAAAGAAGATTTTGAATGCATTTGCATTAGATAATCAAAGTCTTTTTTGAAGAGATTTTATTAGTCAGAAGCAAAATTTGTTCTAAGCATAGATTTTCTTTCAGCCTGCTTGAGCTTTGAGAAAGATAAAAAGTAGTATTATATTTTTTAAGGCTTTGGTTAGTAGAGTTGAAATAATAGAAAAATTGTAATGCTGGCAGACTTATTAATTAAAATAGCTATGTGCGGGTATTCAGTATTGTTCAATATTGATGCGAATATATTTTGTTATTCAAAAAAATCCTGCAATTCAAACTTTTGATTTAAATTGCAGGATTCCAGTTAAAAAACTAAGGTTTGATATAAGCACAGCCTTCGTGCTGTAATCTGCATAGTTCTACTATACCAGCTGGAACAATTTCACACTGTTCAAGCATTTGTTCTTTTTTGAAACCAAATTTCTTCATTGAATTGTTACAGAGGCAAAATCTTACGCCCTGCTTATGAAGAGTTTTGATAGTTTCAACTTGATTTTGGGCCAGATCCTGCTTGAAAAGTTTGATTGCATCGCCATTTGCAACCATATGAATTTCCGCATCCTCTCCAGAAACAGCTGCAAGCATATTGGTAATGTTAGTTAATCCCATAACAAGTGCGCTGCCTTCATCATCCTGATCGAGGTGGAAAACCACTTTGTAATTCATCGGACTAATTCTCCCTAAAAGGTGTTTAAATTATAGGTCGGGACCATACTGCTACATTAATGAACAGGCAAGCATGAGTTGCTGCCAATTTTAAATTTCTTGAGTCTGATGTTTATAGCTTGATATAGACATTATATTATTAAGGTTGTATATATTATAAAAATTTTGTCTCAAACAAACATAGAAGAGGGATATATGAGCGAGCCTAAAAAAAGTGTAGATTATATTTTTCATGGTCTGGATGCTCTTGATATACTGCTTTGTTCTAAAGAAGCTGAAAATCTTGATGTAAGAAAAATTGTTGGGTTACTTCATCCTGTGCTGGAGGATGCCAAAAGGCGTGCTTTAACTGAATTGCAGGCTCGTAGCGGTTTGAAAGCAAAAGAATAAATGATTTTTAAATAAATCTACTGTTTTGGTAAAAGAAATAAAAGGGCATCCGTTTTTTTGCGGATGCCCTTTTAACTTACTGTTTAGAACTTAGTTTATTCTGTTTCATTAAAATTAAAACTTTTCATAATAACCAATTAATTGGGGGAGAGTAGAGTCCAGCTTGGTTAGTATGGGAAAATCTGGCTTTTAGTTGGGCCAATTTTTGACATTTTTCCATCAATAGCATTCATTCTGGCTTTTGCTGCCTCTTTCTGCGTCTTTGTATCAGCACGTTTAATAACTGTTTTTAAAAGTTTCTTAGCTGTTTCATATTGTCCTTTCATTTCATAAATCATTGAGGACCGGTACATTGCAGTTACTGCCCATATATTTTGCTCTGGATATTCATAAGCAAGCTTCAAGTATAACTTAAGGGATTTTTCCTTTTGGCCCATGGCGTATTCACCTTCAGCTATCCAGAATAATATTTCAGCTTGTAGTTCAGGTTTAAGTTCTGCGTGTTTTTTCCAAATTTCTTCAAGTATCACTTGAGCTTTATGCTTGTCTCCCTTCTGCTGAATTAATAAGGCCAGCTTCAATTCTTTTTCAGGCTCTAAAGAGCCTCCTGCGTTTGATAATTGAGAGTATAGCTCT contains:
- a CDS encoding Rid family hydrolase translates to MSNPISFSKYKSNLGDEIYIAAESRHGLDFTGSVQDILGQYKEVMQQEGLSDESGIFLRFHLSDIANQLPLLKQRIKDIEEQSFISIIGQPPAMGGKIALEAYHIKTTAGSIKVNKAQENISVTHGNYCSQWIKSKIGIAGSSYEQTHQAFTYLDSAISKYKATIRDNVIRTWIYVRDIDNNYQGMVDARRELFDSAGLTKESHYIASTGIEGSGYCASNLINMDTLCITGINPDQITYMNAPDYLCPTYDYNVTFERATRVMYGDRSHYYISGTASIDLNGEILHPQNVIKQAERTLINIEALLQQYKAEMEDLKILVIYLRDPSDAQLVNSFLRESLPESLAWIMVKGAVCRPGWLIEMEGIAISKLADSKYGAFC
- a CDS encoding DsrE family protein codes for the protein MNYKVVFHLDQDDEGSALVMGLTNITNMLAAVSGEDAEIHMVANGDAIKLFKQDLAQNQVETIKTLHKQGVRFCLCNNSMKKFGFKKEQMLEQCEIVPAGIVELCRLQHEGCAYIKP